From the genome of Deferribacteraceae bacterium V6Fe1:
CCGGATATAAAGTTTTTCTACAAATCAAAAGAACATACTGAGATTATCAAGAGGTTAAAATATGCAATAGAAAACAATAAAGGGCTTGCCATTGTAATTGGTCAAATTGGCACAGGCAAAACAACTCTTGCCAGGTTGATTTTGGATGAATTTGATTCTGATAATTATGAAATTGCTTTGATAATTGTTGTCCACTCTGAAGTAACATCGGAGTGGATACTAAAAAAATTACTTATGCAGTTGGGTATTCAGGAAATTCCAAAAGAAAAACCTGCAATGTTAAGCAAACTATACGAAAGGCTAAGCCAGCTGGCTGAAGCCAATAAAAAAGTAGTAATACTTTTTGACGAAGCACAAATGCTTAAAAATAAAGAAGTAATGGAAGAACTTAGAGGCATATTGAACTTTGAAAATGAAACAGGCAAACTTATAAACTTTGTATTGTTTGGATTGCAGGACTTGGAAGATAACTTAAGGCTTGATGAACCTCTTAGACAAAGAGTAGCCATGAGGTTTATACTAAAGCCTTTTGATTTGCAGGATGTAAAAACATATATTGTACATAGATTAAAGGTAGCTGGTGCCCAAAAGATATTTTTCACAGATGATGCAATAAAAACAATTTACAGATTTTCCGGCGGTATACCCAGAGTAATAAACACAATATGTGATAATGCAATGTTTGAGGCCTATTTAATTAAAAATGATTCGATAGATAGTAAACTTATAGAACAGGTCTCTCTTGACCTTGGACTTTAATGGATAAAAACGGTAAAAATATCAATACAGGCAAAAACAAAAATATATTAAAATATTTAGCTCTGCTATTTTTACTGGTAGTTGTTAATTATATAGCAAGTTCAAGGTTTTTAAGTACTGACATACCTCTATACTCCAGTATAACAATTTTTTTGCTTATAAATATCAATATAATCCTTCTCCTCGTATTATTAATTGTAATATTTAGAAATGTGAGTAAATTATTTTTGGGGAATAAAAAATCGATATTTGGCACAAGAATCCAGACAAAGCTCGTAGTTTTTTCCATAACTATAACCGTATTGCCTGTATTTGTAGTGTTTGTGTTTTCTACCAACATTATAAATAACAGTATTGACAAGTGGTTTGACGTTCAAATTGAGCAGGCATTAAAAAGCTCAGTGGATTTGATGCAAAAATATCAAAACCAAGTAGAAAGAGATCTGATTGAACAAACGGATATTTTGTCTAAACTTATTGCATCTAAAGGATTTATGCTTAAAAAAAATTACGATGAACTCACTAAATTTGGTAAGGAATATATAAGTGGCAATAAAATTGACGGAATTTTAATTTATAATAATAAAATGGTAAAAATACTTCACGAAGATAAAGAGTATTATTTAAACTTTATTGTTGATGAAGATGTTTTAAATGAGATTTTATCTGGGAAGCAGGTGGCTAAATATTCTTTTATAGGTAACACACAAATTTATTGGGTAGGCAATCCAGTTTCAGCATTGACGAGTGATAATATTATTCTGGGTGCGATGATAGTATATAAACTTGTCCCTTTAGACCAAGCAGAGCAAGTGTCAAAGATTTTAGATTCATACAGAAATTATAGTCAAATAAAGTTTTTCGCCGAACCTGTAAAAAATTCTTATAAGATTTTACTTATTTTAATGACGTTACTCGTAATATTTGCGGCGATATGGGGTAGTCTACTTTATGCCAAAAATATTACCAATCCTTTGGAAGAGCTTGCAGCAGCCGCTGACAGAGTATCAAAAGGGGATTTGGATATAAAGCTTGAAGCTACTTCTGATGACGAAATAGGGATTTTGGTAAATGCATTTAATGAGATGGCAGAAAAACTAAAAAAACATACCGAAGAGCTGAAAGCTAAAAATAAAACTCTTTCCGAAATGTATTCTCAAATTGCTAAAGATAAGCAATATATTGATACGATTTTTAAGAATGTAAACTCGGCAATATTCCTTCTTAATGAGAGTAAAAAGATATTAAAAACAAATACTATGGCTGACAGTTACATAGGAGATAACAGTCTGAGTGAAAAACTAAAGGAAATTATAGATGATTTTGTGGCAAACGAAAAGCACAGTGCTAATATTCAAACAGAAATAAATTATAATGGTGAAATACGCACTTTTTCTATAATATTAAACAAAATCTTCGATGCCTACAATCAACTAACCAATATAGTTATTGTTGTTGACGATATTACCGAACTTGTCAATATTGAAAGAATTAATATTTGGAAGGAAATGGCAAATAGAATAGCTCATGAGATAAAAAATCCTCTGACACCGATAAAATTAAATGCCGAAAGAGTTGCCAAAAAAGCATATGACATAGACAATGATAAACTAAGAGATTTAATACTTAAAAGCATGAATAAAATAATTAATGAATCAAATGAGTTATACACCCTTGTTCAAGAATTTAGTAATTTTTCAAAATCTGACGCAGTAAATAAAGAAAAAATCGATATTAAAAATCTTATTGGTGAAATATTGGAACTATATGAAAAAAATGACAAAAACATAAGACTAAACCTTAACTCCAACTTAACAGAAGAAATAATAATAAATGCGGATAAACAGCAATTAAAAAGAGCATTTTTAAATCTTATAAATAATTCTTTTGACAGTATAAAACATGATAATGGTAAAATATCAGTATATATAAATAAAAAAGGGAATTTACTGGAAATAATCATAGAAGATAATGGAACCGGAATAAAAGAGGAAAATATATCAAAGCTATTTTTACCATATTTTAGCACAAAACCAAGCGGGACAGGATTAGGTCTTGCAATAGTAAAAAAAATAATTGAGAACCACAATGGAAAAATATTTGTCAAAAGCCAAATAGATGAATATACTAAAGTAATAATAAATTTGCCAATAGAGAGCTAAATGAAAATATTGATTATAGATGATGAAATAAATATCTGCACAACAATCAAAGACATCCTGGAAGACGAAGGATACAGCGCTGATTTCTCACAAAATTTTAGTGATGGTTTTCAGAAGCTAAAAAGTCAACTCTATGATGTGGTTTTTTTAGATATCTGGCTTCCGGATAAAGATGGCGTTATCGGCTTGCAAGAGATAAAGAGTTATTTTCCAGAGATAGAAGTCGTAATGATAAGCGGCCACGGGAATATAGAAAATGCCGTTGAATCAATAAAGTTCGGGGCATATGATTTCCTGGAGAAACCTTTGTCACTTGATAGAATATTATTAGTTATAAAAAATTTAAAAGATAAAATTGAACTAACACAATACATTAAGGAATATAAATTAGACCATTTAAAAAAGTATGACTTGCTCGGCAATAGCCCACAAATTAAAGATTTAAGAGCCAAAATAGAAAAAATAGCACAAACAAATGCCAGAGTCCTTATTACCGGAGAAAATGGAACCGGTAAAGAACACGTGGCCAGGTTAATACATCTCCTGAGTAAAAGAAGTAATAAGCGATTTGTTGAAATAAACTGCTCCGCCATCCCATCAGAGCTTATGGAAAGTGAAATGTTCGGTTATGAGGCTGGGGCTTTTACCGGTGCCTTGAATGACAAAATAGGGCTATTTGAGGCGGCAGATAAAGGGACAATCTTTTTAGATGAAATAGGAGATATGGATATAAACCTACAAGCTAAGTTATTGCGAGTACTTGAAACAGGTGAATTTACAAGAGTAGGCTCAATTAAAACAATAAAAAGTGATTTTAGATTAATAACCGCAACAAATAAAAATTTAGAAGATGAGATAGCTGCCAACAACTTCAGAGAAGACCTTTATTATAGAATAAGCGTAGTGCCTATACACGTGCCACCTCTAAGAGAAAGAAAAATGGATATTCCAGTATTGATCGAGCATTTTATAAATGAAGCATGTGTTACTAATGGTATCGAGAAAAAAACTATTGACAAAGAATTACTGGATAAAATGATAAATTATTCATGGCCTGGTAATGTGAGGCAATTAAAAAATGCCGTTGAAAGAATGGTAGTATTATCAGATACCAGCATAATTACCATTAATGATGCACCGCCATTTCTTGTAGAGTCAAATAACTTACAACATAAACTTAGTATAGAAGATTTAATGGCAGAATTTTATCCGCTAAAACATGCAAAAGATTTATTTGAAAAAGATTATATCGAAAAAGTATTAGAATTAACAGGGTGGAATATTTCAAAAGCTTCAAAAATATTAGAAATTGAACGAACATATCTCCATAAAAAAATCAAACACTTCCAAATATCAAAAGACTAATCCAAAAAAGCTAAATGAAACTTTCAATATCTAACCATCGTCATCACTATTTATTTAACATAATATATCTTATCGGACGTTATAAATATATCTTTTATAAAAGGACTTTTTCCTAATCATATTATTAAGGTATTTAAGGATTTTCAAAGGTTTTTGGTGATGTCATATTGTATAGCTTTTACAGAATTTGTGCCTAAGCTATTACTTTCCCCGTCAAATCGGTTATTTTATCTACTTTTTTGGATTTAAGATAATCTTCTAGTTCAGTGACAATTTTTATTGATATTTCAGGGTTTACAAAATTTGCAGTACCTATTTGTACAGCCGAAGCACCTGCCAAGTAAAATTCTACTACGTCCTTATAATTCATAATACCACCAATACCAATTATTGGAATACTGACAGTTTTGTAAAGCTCATATACCATCCTAATCGCAACCGGCTTGATTGCAGGCCCGCTAAGCCCACCTGTAATATTAGAAATATATGGCTTTTTTGTTTCTATATTTATTGCCATTCCAAGAAGCGTATTTATTGCGCTTATTGCGTCAGCGCCGGCCTCTTGAGCAACTTTTCCAAATAACTTGATATCTGTTACATTTGGAGATAGTTTTACTATTAAGGGTTTGTTTTTGATCACCTTTTTTGTTTCATACACTACCGAATATGTCATTTTAGGATCAGTGCCAAAGGCTATGCCACCCTCTTTTATATTTGGACAGGATATATTCATTTCCAGCATGTCTATATCAGTTTCATCCAATATTCGTGCTACTTCCACGTATTCTTCTATGGATTTCCCCCAAAAGTTTACAATTATCCTGGTATCATACTTTTTAAGTAAAGGTAGCTTTTCTTTTATAAATTTTTCAACTCCTACATTTTGAAGACCTATAGCATTGAGCATTCCGGCATTTGTTTCCATAATTCTCGGCATTTTGTTCCCCGTAGTTTCGTTTAGGGAAATACCCTTTACCGAAACACCTCCTAATTTATTGAGATCTATAAACCTTGCATACTCAATACCATATCCGAAGGTGCCGCTTGCCGTTATAATTGGATTGTTAAATTTTACCCCGCATATTTCTATTTCAAGAGATTTACTCATTTTCTACTCCCAAACAATTCTTGCCCCATCAAATACAGGTCCTTCTACACAGCACCTTTTCTGCTCAATTTCGCCTTGATCGTTTTTGACATAAACAAGACAACCGAGACATGCTCCCATCCCACACGCCATCCGCTCATCAAGAGAAACTTCTATAGGGATATTGTGGTTTATTGCCAGTGTTGATGTTGCCTGCAGCATCCTTTTTGGTCCGCAGGCATATATTTTTTCATATTTTTTTATATTTTCTGATAAAGGTGATGTCACAATACCTTTTTTACCTACTTTTCCGTTTTCTGTTGTTACTTCAATATGTTGACAGTATTTTTTAAATTCATCAATTAATAGAATGTCATCTTCCGTCTTACCGCCATAATATAAATCAACCAAAACATCTTGATTATGTAAATATTTAGCCAAAAATAAAAGAGGGGCTATCCCTACTCCGCCACCGACAAGGGCAACCGTTTTTTCATTATTAAATTTAAATGTATTACCAAGAGGCTCAGAAAATTCAATTTGTGAGCCGGTTTTAATCTGAGAAAGGAGGTTTGTCCCCTTACCTATTAATACATATAAAATTTTAAATCTACCCCTTTCTATATCACACACCCCAAAAGGCCTTCTTAAGAGAGGGTCATACAAATAGTCATACTGTTGAGCCTTTACCATCATAAAATGGCCGGGCTTTGCTTTGTTTACAAAATCCTCACTCTCTATTTCCATGAGATAATACTTATCATTTAACATCAAATTATTAACTACTTTCCCTTTCATATGGTACTGCTCTGTTTATAATATTCTTGTATTGGCTTCACAGTAATTCCTGATTCGATATACTGTTTAATACCGTTAGCTGAAGCTTCTGCCGCTTCTATTGTAGTCACAAACGGAATATTGTAGTTTAGCATAGCTCTTCTCATCGAATCGGCATCAAGCCTTGACTTTTTGCCTTCCGGCACATTTATTATAAAAGCAACTTCTCTATTTTTAATCATATCCACAATATTTGGACGCCCTTCTTGAACCTTTAATATACATTTACTCTCTATCTTATTTTCATTTAAGAATTTATGTGTACCCTTTGTGGCTATTATTTCAAATCCTATTTCATGAAGCTTTTTTGCAATTGGAACAATCTGCTCCTTGGCACTATCTTTCACACTTATAAAAACTTTTCCTTTGGTTGGCAGTTTATTTCCTGCTCCCATTTGAGCCTTGAAATAAGCTCTGCCAAATGTGGTATCAATCCCCATAACCTCTCCGGTTGATTTCATTTCAGGGCCTAATATCACATCAGTGTTAGGAAATTTTACAAATGGGAATACAGATTCTTTTACTGTATAATAAGTTAGAGGCTTAGTATTTGTAAAGCCCATATCCTTAAGCTTATATCCAACCATTACTTTTGATGCCAATTTTGCCAAAGGTACACCTATACTTTTACTGACATACGGAATGGTTCTTGATGCTCTTGGGTTAACTTCCAGTAGATAAACGTCTTCATTTTTAATTGCATATTGAATATTCATCAACCCAACTACATTTAGTTCCTTTGCTATGGCAACGGTTTGTTCTTTCAATATGTTAATAATTTTTTCAGGAATTGATCTTGTAGGGATCGAACAGGCAGAATCACCGGAATGAATCCCGGCTTCTTCAATATGCTGCATTATTCCTGCAACTACAACAGTCTCACCGTCACTTATTGCATCCACATCCACTTCCATTGCGTGTTCCAAAAACTTATCAATGAGCACAGGATGCTCTTCGCTAGCTTCAACTGCATACTTCATATATTTTCTCAACGAATCTTCATCATAAACTATTTCCATTGCCCTTCCGCCTAATACATATGACGGTCTAACAACTACTGGGTAACCAATTCTTTTAGCTATATCAAAAGCCTGGTCAGCATTTTTGGCAATACCGTTTGGCGGCTGTTTTAAATTAAGTTTTTCAATCAAGATTTTAAATCTTTCTCTATCTTCCGCAATATCAATACTATCCGGCGATGTACCTAAGATTTTTACCCCTTCCTTTTCAAGTGGAACTGCTAATTTCAAAGGTGTTTGCCCACCAAATTGAACTATAACGCCAATAGGTTTTTCTTTTTTAATAATATTAAGCACATGTTCTCTGGTTAGGGGTTCAAAGTATAGTCTGTCAGATGTATCATAATCCGTACTTACAGTTTCAGGGTTACAGTTAACCATAATCGTCTCATATCCGATTTCAGACAGTGCAAAACAAGCATGAACACAGCAGTAGTCAAACTCTATCCCCTGCCCTATCCTGTTTGGACCACCACCGAGAATAACCACTTTTTTCTTATTTGTGACGTCTGCTTCACACTCATCTTCGTATGTAGAGTATAAATAAGGTGTATAGGATTCAAATTCAGCTGCACAAGTGTCAACCCTTTTATATACAGGGTTCACATTCATCTCTTTGCGTTTTTTTTCAATGTCTTTTTCGGTACATTTTAATAGTTTGGATAACCTTTTATCGGAAAACCCCATCTCCTTTGCCAATCTTAATGTATCCGCATCTATCTTATCTATACCAAGTCTTTTAATTACATCTTCATAACCAATTATCTCATAAATTTTATTTAAAAACCACTTATCAATTTTCGTATAATAATGCACTTCATCAATACTAAAGCCTGCTCTAAATGCTTCACCGATATACCACATCCTTTTGTCAGTAGGCCTTTTTAGGTAATGAATTATCTCTTCTTTGACTTCAGGTTTATTCAAGTCATCTCTGACAAATATCTCATCAAATCCTGACTTACCAATTTCAAGAGACACAAGCGATTTTTGGAGAGCTTCCTTAAATGTCCTACCTATTGACATCACCTCGCCAACTGATTTCATTTGAGTAGTCAAAGTATCATCTGTACCCGGAAATTTTTCAAAAGTAAAACGTGGAAATTTAACTACACAATAGTCAATCGTTGGCTCAAATGATGCCGGTGTTTTTTTGGTAATATCATTAGGGATTTCATCTAATGTATATCCAACAGCAAGTTTTGCCGCAATTTTAGCTATAGGGAAACCTGTTGCTTTTGATGCAAGAGCCGAACTTCTGGAAACTCGGGGATTCATTTCAATAATAACTTGCCTTCCGTTTTCAGGATTAACAGCAAATTGCACATTTGAACCACCCGTATCAACACCTATCTCACGCATTACTTTTATAGCTGAGTTCCTAAGTGCTTGATACTCTTTATCAGTCAGAGTTTGCGCCGGAGCTACCGTAATACTATCCCCTGTATGGACCCCCATTGGGTCAAAGTTTTCTATAGAACATATAATTACAACATTGTCTTTTAAGTCCCGCATAACTTCCAATTCATACTCTTTCCAACCGATAATGGATTCTTCCACAAGAATTTCACCCACAGGAGAAGCTTCCAATCCCCACTTAAGATATTCGACATATTCTTCCATATTATATGCCACATTCCCGCCTGTCCCACCGAGTGTAAAGGAAGGTCTGATAATTACAGGAAATCCTATGGAATCAATCGCCGCCATCCCTTCTTCAAAACTACGTATGTACGCACTTTTGGGCATATCAAGGCCGATTTTTGACATTGCCTGTTTAAATAATTCTCTATCTTCAGCTTTTTTTATAGAATCCGCATTAGCGCCTATAAGCTCAACATTATATTTTTCAAGAATACCCCTTTTATGCAAGTCAAGGGCTGCATTAAGTGCGGTCTGACCGCCTACAGTAGGCAATATTGCGTCAGGTCTTTCATTTTTTATTATCGCTTCCAATACTTCCCAATGAATCGGTTCGATATATGTTGCATCGGCAAACTCAGGGTCTGTCATGATGGTAGCGGGATTTGAATTAACAAGTACTACCTCATATCCTTCTTCTTTTAACGCTTTCACAGCCTGAGTTCCGGAATAATCAAATTCACATGCTTGTCCGATAACTATCGGGCCTGAACCTATTACTAAAATCTTCTTAATGTCTTCTCTTTTAGGCACAATATCCTCCAAACAAAAAGCAAATTGTAAGCTTTTAACAAATGTTAATTGAAATAACAAGCGAAAATGTCAACATATACTTCATAATTGTATGGCAACTACATAAAAAAAGAAGCAGATTTCTCTGCTTCTTTTAACTATTTTGAATTTACCCCTTTTTCTATCAGATATAAACACGCTAACTTCAATGGAGCTGTTAGCGTATGAAATTTCCCGCTCGAATCATCCTTAACAATTGCAGATATCTGCTGGACTGAGATACCTGTAATCTCAGAAAGTTGTGCAACACCAAGACAACATTTTTTTAAGTCTTCCAAAAGAGTTTTAAGCTGTGTAGTTCTTAAATAAAATTGAAGTTCTTCTGGGCTGTTTATATTTTCTCTTTTAATTTTTTTATTACTTTCAAAAACCCAAGGTGTATAAATATAAGTCAAACCCAACGCTGCAGCATGCTTACAAAACATCTCCTTTGATGTTTCGCATTGACATTCATAAGACAAGGGGTCAGTGTCTATTTTTAATTTGACGTCATAGACGCCATGGTTACCTCTGATTTTCCCTTTCAAAACATTATCTTCAATCTTGCAATCAAAAAATTTTCCCACGTAATTCTCAGCCCTTTGGATGGTTATGCCTGTTGAAATATTTCTGAGCTGTTCTTCGGTGAGTTTTAGTAACTGCATCGGCTCCTCCTTAGTTTAGTTAACAAATTATAATACATCAAAAAAGATATATCAATTAATTTATCCGATTTGTATTAAATCTATCTCTTTTTTCCATTTTTCTGTGAGCACTTGTCTTAAAATATTATTTTCAGGTTTTTCAAGGTAAGGGTCATTTTGAATGATTTCCAAGGCTTCTTTTCTCGCTTCTATCAGTATCTTAGCATCCCTTATAATATTTGAAAATTTAAAGGAAGGTAATCCAGACTGTCTGACCCCGTAAAAATCCCCTGGGCCTCGCATCTCAAGGTCAATTTCAGCAAGCCTAAAACCATCACTATATCTTTCCATCGCCCGGATACGCTTCAAACCTTCCTCACTAACTTTTTCGCCATAAATAAGAAAACAATAAGACTGTTTGTCACTTCGCCCTATCCTCCCTCTTAGCTGATGAAGTTGTGCAATACCAAACCTTTCCGCATTCTCAATTACCATAATCGTTGCATCCGGCACGTCCACCCCGACCTCAATAACCGTAGTAGAAATAAGGACTTTGATTTCCTTATTCTTAAATTTCTCCATAACTTCTTTTTTTTCCAAACTCTTCATTTTCCCGTGTAAAAGACCTACGTTTTTACTACCAAAGATCTTTGAAAAGTTTTCGTATCCCATGACGGCAGCCTTTAAATCCATCGCTTCACTTTCATCAATTAAAGGGTAAACCACATAAGCTTGATTACCTATATCCAGCTCTTTTTTGATCGCATCTACAGCAACCGCTATTCTCCGCTCACTTAACGCTTTTGTTATTATAGTTTTTCTACCTGGAGGAAGTTGGTCAATAATCGAAATATCCAGATCACCATAAAGGGTAAGAGCTAATGTCCTTGGAATCGGTGTGGCACTCATTAAAAGGATATCGGGGTTAAAACCCTTATCCGACAAAGCCTTTCTTTGAAGCACTCCAAATCTATGTTGCTCATCAATTATGGCAAGACCAAGCTTATTAAAAACAACATCTTCTTGAATAATAGCATGCGTCCCAAAAATAAAATCAATCTCATGATTTTTAATATGATTTTTAATATTTTCCTTTTCTGACTTTTTAACTGCACTCGTCAGCAATGCACTTGTAAAATTGTTATTAATTAATTTATTAAAATTGTTAAAGTGCTGCTCCGCAAGAATTTCAGTAGGAGCGATAACTGCTACTTGGTAACCATTTAATATAGCAACAAGAGCCGCTATAAATGAAACAATAGTCTTCCCACTACCAACATCGCCCTGAATTAATCTGTTCATTTGACTTTGACTTTTCATATCATTAAAAATATCACGTAATACATTTCTCTGGGCATTTGTAAGCTTAAACGGGACAAACGGCTTTATTCTTTCCAAAAAACTTCTTTCAATATTAAATTCTATCCCTTTATTTTTTTGGTAATTGTGCTTTTTGACTGCAAAACCCAGTTGAAGATAAAAAAGCTCTTCAAAAATAAACCTTTTATGATAAATAGATTGAAACAAATTAAGTTCATTGACATTTTCCGGCTCAGCTGGAAAATGTATCCCTTTCAATGCCTGCTTTATCTCAGGAAAACCATACTTCTTTAAAATGTATTCTGGAAGACTTTCATACAAATATTCAAAATAACTCTCATATGTATTCTTAACTAAATTACAAAATATTTTATTTTTTATTTTAGTCCCTACAGGATATTTAACTCTTATTTTATCTATTTCAGTTGTATCAATAAATTCCGGATGAACAATACTTTCTAATCCTCTAAAATTTTTTACCTCGCCATAAAGAGACAGCTTATTACTACTTTGTAAAAAAGGAAGAGGATATTTTTTACTGTAATTAAACCATACTCCTGAAAAATGTTCACCATTTTCACCTTGGAAGATGACTAAAAGGTAATTTTTACCAAATTTTGTTTTTACGTACTCGTGTGAAACATATTTTCCCGTAAGTATTTTTTTACCAAAATTATTAGAAGACACATATTCGTATTTATTCGGAAAAAATAAAAGCAAGTCGTTTACGGTCTTTATATTTATACTGTGCAGATTAGCCTTTAACTTTTCACCTACCCCTTTTATCTTATCAACAGG
Proteins encoded in this window:
- the recG gene encoding ATP-dependent DNA helicase RecG — protein: MDYISELKKRILLLKKNPAPLYSDTINTLNSLLLVVNNIDKHLADKILQILKSNNFKTVILDELISDLYISLVSQDNKSDLSVLNFPVDKIKGVGEKLKANLHSINIKTVNDLLLFFPNKYEYVSSNNFGKKILTGKYVSHEYVKTKFGKNYLLVIFQGENGEHFSGVWFNYSKKYPLPFLQSSNKLSLYGEVKNFRGLESIVHPEFIDTTEIDKIRVKYPVGTKIKNKIFCNLVKNTYESYFEYLYESLPEYILKKYGFPEIKQALKGIHFPAEPENVNELNLFQSIYHKRFIFEELFYLQLGFAVKKHNYQKNKGIEFNIERSFLERIKPFVPFKLTNAQRNVLRDIFNDMKSQSQMNRLIQGDVGSGKTIVSFIAALVAILNGYQVAVIAPTEILAEQHFNNFNKLINNNFTSALLTSAVKKSEKENIKNHIKNHEIDFIFGTHAIIQEDVVFNKLGLAIIDEQHRFGVLQRKALSDKGFNPDILLMSATPIPRTLALTLYGDLDISIIDQLPPGRKTIITKALSERRIAVAVDAIKKELDIGNQAYVVYPLIDESEAMDLKAAVMGYENFSKIFGSKNVGLLHGKMKSLEKKEVMEKFKNKEIKVLISTTVIEVGVDVPDATIMVIENAERFGIAQLHQLRGRIGRSDKQSYCFLIYGEKVSEEGLKRIRAMERYSDGFRLAEIDLEMRGPGDFYGVRQSGLPSFKFSNIIRDAKILIEARKEALEIIQNDPYLEKPENNILRQVLTEKWKKEIDLIQIG